From the genome of Nicotiana tabacum cultivar K326 chromosome 2, ASM71507v2, whole genome shotgun sequence:
aattttctaaagcaatttttttttttactaaaaactgaaaacaacgaaaatatttttttttcctttaaaaaaactgaaaaatattttctaaaacaatgtttttgtaaaaaccagaaaaaaaactgaaaaataattttctaaagcaattaaaaaccggaaaaaactgatttttttaactaaaaattgaaaaaaaagaaaatatttgttttttcagtttttacaaaaatattgctttagaaaattacttttcagttttattttttagtttttacaaaaacaattgctttaaaaattattttttagtttttttaaagcaatatttttctaaaaactagaaaaaaatatttttgattttctcagtttttagtaaaaaaacattcagttttttcaagtttttacaaaaatattgctttagaaaattgcttttcagttttttttcttccagtttttacaaaattcagtttttttaaagcagatTTTTTGTAAacactggaaaaaaaatattttcgtttttttcagtttttagtaaaaaaaaaaaatcagttttttccagtttttaccaaaaaaaattgctttaaaaaattattttttgggtataggtaataaatttttttaattaattaggagatatttagaattagCCAAcatgacgatgacacgtgtccctctgtttaaatgaggggtatatttgaacccaaagtatgactacAGAAGTataaataacccaatagtataacgagagaTATTTTTAGACCATTTTCAAAAATATAAGGGTATATTTGGACCTTCGCCTATCTCATAATCATCAAGTCGAAGTAGTCAAAGTTTGTAGCTTTTGGTGGATGTACAAGGAAATGGTTTTCATAGTGGGTACTCCAATAATATTTATGCTTTTAGACCAGTATATCCCATTCAAACAATTTTCTACCTATCTTAAATGAAGTCTTGAGTAGCCAGTTTTGGCGACACCATCGGACTATTGGAGTTAGATGTGAGAGTAGGGGGCGGGTGGGCGGtgacgaaaaaaaaaaaaaatctgaaaaaaaaaaacctttttggaGAGGAGGGGCGGGGTAGGCGAGAGAATGGGGAGGGGTTGGGGTTAGATGTGAGAGTAGgtggagtttttgaaaaatattttactaaCTTTTTCTAGGGAAGTCATTTTCGTCCAATTTAAAGAAAATGTGATATCTAGTAAAacatttttcaaactattttgtgcaaccaaacaatgaaaaatgggaaaacattttctgaaaaatatttttcgtcataccaaacacaccctaaatcaCATCAACTTTTCATTATTAAATAAATGGTTTAATGGGATAAGAATACATATTAGTTAACCATAATTAAGTGACATAAGTTTATGCGCTAACACATTGATTTGATATAAACATGAGTGTGAATTAGTTCTTACTGTtgcacctttttcttttttccatcaAAGATTTTAGTGATGGGGACTTGCAGCATTTCAAGTACAGATATATGTAGCAGTGTGAGAACAATCTGCATGTGTTTCATTTGATGAAAATTGTACATATCTATAACGTGAGAAATACAATGAATAAACCCATGTCCTACCTTAGAACGAATTTCAGAAGAAAAATGCTGGAGTATTTTCATAATAATATGTAAACTTTCTTTttccaaaacaaaaacaaagtttATTAGTTCCTCGCCGCACAAAAATTCTTTAAATGCTCAACTTGTGTTGACAGTAGTCCCTGAACTTTGGCCAGCCTACACGATTGATCTGTAATTAATCGATATGTTGATGGATTCTCCCATGGAACAATTCCATATTCGTCATTGAACCGTTCCATTCTTTCAACAAGGAATTGCCAGAAGAATGATCCTGCCCCGGACCTGTTTCTCTTTGCAGACTTGTATATAACATCAAGAACCATTTTGAGGAATCTATCCCGTTGAGCTGGTTCAAAATCCTCGTTATCATTTGACAAACCAAATTCAGTAAACAGGACTGGCTTTTTCAGTTCCCTGTCACCGTCTTCTATGTGAGAAAGCATCCATTTGGCAGCAAATTTCAACATCTCTTCAAAATTTTTGTGGTGAAACCTACAGAAAAATTTTCTTGGCTTTAAGTTTGATGATATATATCCTTTTTCAACGACTTGAACGCCTTATCcctttttcttctcttatttATCACTAATTCACAAAATTAAGCATAATGTAAAGCTTACCAATGGTCTGGATACACGTGTACGGAGGCAAAATCAACTGTTGAAAGTATAGAGTTTCGGATAAAATCAGATCCAAGATCAGCAGCCCAAACTTCTGGATTGGCAATTGATTTTTTGGGACTTTTAGGACCATAGAATCCTTCGAGCCCCACGGTGAGCAGATGTTTCCTGTCAATTGATTTCACAAATGTTGACATCTCTTCTATCCAGTCCTGTAAATTGGCATAATGCAATTAATTCATACCAACGTGCGTAAATGTGTAAGCAAGCAGAGGAGTCTACTTTTCAAAGATTGGTTTGCTGCATTTTTTACTTAacagaaaaaaggaaagaagaaaatttACATGGTATGCAATTATGAAATATGAAGAAGCAATGTTCAGATGTTCCGAATTCAACATGCCATTAAAACAAATCCAAAAGGGAATGAATCCAGTAAGCGTTACAACCGATTAAGATAATGCAGTCATGCTACTAATCTTTTCCTTTATTAAATCAAATGTGTGCTAATATTTAAGATGGCAATCAGAAATGCAGGTAGTGTACAAGAAATGCCAAATGAATTACGTCCTTCATACACATCGAGGACCCACGGACTAATAACGATTCGTATACCAATAAACAGTAATAAATACTCCCTCATCCCATCTTGGATAAAGTGTTTGAATGGACATGGAGTTCAAGCAACAACTGAACATTTTTGACACATATGCTAGTTATATTTAGAGTACCAAAACTACAAACAATTAAATGAGATGGTAAGAGTTCCACATGTCCCTTCACATTTCTCTCACCTAATAAACCATCAGTTTTTATATCAAGTGGGGTCATAATAAGTCATATTAGTAAGGGGATTTtgttaaattaaataatttccaAATACAAAAAGGTATCAATCTTCTTGGGACGGAAGGGGTAACTAATTTACGAACAACAACATTAGGCCCCAAAAGCTCAGGACAAGAAGTACTTGAGCTCAGTCATGACATAATTGAATGACTTGTTCTAAACCAAAATCTTACTGAACTGCAGACATTGGACCAACGAAAAACCAATTGTTGCTTGATAAACCGGACAACATTCTCACTAAGTGATAGACTGCTCTCTTGTTCAGACATTCAAATATTGATATGAGGTCAAGTGCAGAAGTTACCTGGAGCGTATCACCAGAAGGATCGGTCATGCAGCGAGGTTCATTAATTAGCTCCCACGCGAAAATGGTCGGATCATCCCTGTACTCTATACCGGTGTATATGTTCCTCCTTGTTAGCACTGTCTGGGAAGATGAAATGGAATGATGATTTAGGTCAGTACTTTAGCATAGAGAGTAACTTTGATATCAATGCCAGGATGTTGCATGTGAGTGCAGAAAAGAGCTAAAAAAGCTCAGCTCATGGCAAGGTCTAATATTTGAACTAGTTTGTAATCCTTAAAACATATTACAAGTGTTATACTAGATCAGAAAGCAAATGCGTCATTCTGGGGACGAACAAAGCAGATGATAAAATTCAGAAAACTGAtataactcatttctttcacaaGATAAACATTTCTTCAAAGTGCTGGATGTTTATTCAGCCTAGGAAACTAAAACAGAGGAGCTCCACGGCCTTCTCAATCCCCATACCTCACCACTTCAGAATAAGTGGAGGGGGGGAAGAAAAGGTTTGTATCTTACATATGAGCTATTTCATTTAAGGTCTCTATCTCAAGTTAGATACTCAAAATTTGGAAATCCTAGTACAGGAGTTACTTGAAACAAAAGCAAATAAATAGACAGTCTCTATAATaatgtcttgaatagaaaataGACGTACAAGCTCATGGAATAAATAGCTTTTTAAGGCCTTTGTAATATTGTCTCGAATAGGAAACATCAGTTCAAACTcatgaaataaataatttttccaaCTTAGGCAAAGGCTATTGCTGACTAATACAGAAAAAGATCAAGTTTTAGATGGATGTAATGTGTCGTGTTCACACGAAATACAAACATTGCCACATTTGGAAATACCCACAGCGCAAAGCACAAGGTTATCGATGGAAAACCCATTTCAAGGGAAAATTACCTTGACATAATTTTTGAAATAACGGCGGATGGATGGATCATAGAAGAACGAATCATTTGAAGAGCTTAAAGCAACACCTTCTTCCCATGCCCACTTTACATACTGAGTCTTCCCACCGTAAGCTTGTAGATTGTTAACCAAGCTGAGTATCAGCCTGATCCCATTTCTTCTGGCTTCTGCAATAACATGATCCAATGCCTGCAGCAACAGATTTCTATATTAAATAAAAGAAGCCAGAGGGATAAAATGTATGGATAATTTTTACAACATGCGCTAGGAGTAAGCTACTTGAGAGGTAGTAGATCCAGAAATTAACAACAGTCTATGGACCAGAAAAAATTGCTGAAGAGATGTACAATCATGAAATCTACTAGATTAAGTAGAAGACTTGTGGAGGCAATGGTTTGGGGATGAACCAAAAGGAAACTGGAAAACGACGGATTGGATGCAGTTTCCGTGTTGGTAATATCTTCCTCTAAAAAATTCTTTTTCATGGGCATCTTCTATTCAAAAGGATCTTACTCAATTCAATAGAAACTTAAATTCCACcccactttttttcttttaaggctaaattgtTCCGCTCATTCAATGCAAAGGgcgaagaaaaaaagaaatattttgtccaaaaaaaaagaaaacatgcGGTTTTGTTTCTTATCGAAGAGGCAAGAGCCCTTTCTACATTTTTTTCTATAACATTGTAGAATAATGAATTGAATTCGTATAGGCATCTTTGTTTTGATTAGGTGACTTCAGATATATGTAACTAAATATAGCTATGTTGCACGGACTCTTCAAAATATTGCCGCACCCCtgttggatcctccaaaaatgcactatTTTTTTAATATCCGACATGCACCTAGCGGCACTTTTttgagagtccgagcaacatagaacAATAGTTTACAAGACATCATATTGTAGAATTTAATTTAATAATAAGTCATAATTAGAGCCCatactatatatatacaagaGATCATTATTGACTAACAATTATGTAATAATTGCTCTAAAAAAGGCTTAGCACTAAAGTAGAAGTACATAACTATCCAAATGAGACAAAAAAACAAGATTTTACTTACCCTGAACACTTTTTCATCAAATTTTCCAGGGGAAATCTGGAGAGCATTGTAACCACCATCATTGAAAGCCCAAGTTCTACAAACAGTAAGACCCATCTTTGCACTAGCTTGAAGCATAGTTCTAATTCTTGGTCTAGTACTATAATCAGCAGCATGATCCATTAACCAGTAAGAATTCCATCCATTTACATAAAAAGCTTTACCATCAACATAGAACTGAGTCCCATTCCTCTCCACAAAACTGAGATTTATTTCTTTACTGTAATTTACCCACAAGTCCCCAAAGGACAAATataggaaagcaataaatgatgCAAAGCCAATTATTGGATAAAACAAGCCATTTCCTGCTAACATTCTGCTCATAGATGATTTAACCATTACAGTTAACAGGAAAAAAATTACCACACTGCCGACAGTAACTAGTGATAGTGAAAACAAAACCCCAAAGGTGCTaactttgaactccaaatctagGTATTTGATGAAAATAGAATGTAAAAATGTGATCTTTATACCTTAGATCTCTTTAACTCCCCAATCTTTAGGAACCCCACATGGGAAAAATGATTTCAAACAATAATCAGATCCCCTTTTGGAAATATACCAAAGAGATAACTTCAAGATTAGCCAAAGTCCAAGAATTGCAAAAATGGGACCTTTTTTGGTTCCAAGAATGGGGGAGTTGAACTGAATGTGTTCTAATGATTTCTCGTGATGGCATTTATAGATTTAGAAAAAAGTAAGAAAGTATACCTAACAATGTAACCTATCAAAAACCTGTCAAAAACATCATGAGAATTGAGAAAACTTAAGGGAAAtgatgatatgaagaagaacaagaTGGCAGTGAGGTGGAATGTTGGTTTCAAAAAAAATGCAAAGTGGTTTGCTTAATTAGATCTGAAATCTTGATTTCAtggcttttattttttcttgaatattAAAATTGTAAGGAGCAAGTCATACCAAAACTCCAAACTTTGGGCCATTGTTGATTTAAGCCTTTCATCTTTatgttaatttcatttttttatatatatatatataaaaaaaaataaggtgTCCCCTTTGGTCATGTGCCTACTCCACTGGTTAGCTTCACTAGAACCAAAATACTGTGCAGTAATTAGTAGTATGACtttttaaagattttctttaGCATATTATTTGCTGGACTTTTGATAAATTAACTGACAAAAAtggcttctaagatttccaaatTGTCATTGCCCACGTGAGTACTGGGTATCCTTTTTGTAGTTTCGTCATTTTTAATCCACATGATTGATTCCATCATTCATGTACTTTCTTTCCTCTTTTTACACTCCTTCTCTTGCCAAATTCCAACTAGCGAAGCTTCAATCTACATTAGACCTGCACAAGATTATATGAAGCTAAttcatttagttttttttctATAATTCTGGTGCTATAG
Proteins encoded in this window:
- the LOC107792185 gene encoding mannan endo-1,4-beta-mannosidase 2, producing the protein MVKSSMSRMLAGNGLFYPIIGFASFIAFLYLSFGDLWVNYSKEINLSFVERNGTQFYVDGKAFYVNGWNSYWLMDHAADYSTRPRIRTMLQASAKMGLTVCRTWAFNDGGYNALQISPGKFDEKVFRALDHVIAEARRNGIRLILSLVNNLQAYGGKTQYVKWAWEEGVALSSSNDSFFYDPSIRRYFKNYVKTVLTRRNIYTGIEYRDDPTIFAWELINEPRCMTDPSGDTLQDWIEEMSTFVKSIDRKHLLTVGLEGFYGPKSPKKSIANPEVWAADLGSDFIRNSILSTVDFASVHVYPDHWFHHKNFEEMLKFAAKWMLSHIEDGDRELKKPVLFTEFGLSNDNEDFEPAQRDRFLKMVLDVIYKSAKRNRSGAGSFFWQFLVERMERFNDEYGIVPWENPSTYRLITDQSCRLAKVQGLLSTQVEHLKNFCAARN